A single genomic interval of Bos indicus isolate NIAB-ARS_2022 breed Sahiwal x Tharparkar chromosome 5, NIAB-ARS_B.indTharparkar_mat_pri_1.0, whole genome shotgun sequence harbors:
- the LOC109558366 gene encoding olfactory receptor 8S1-like, translating to MATGNHSSIKEFILLGLSADTHIQALLFVLFLMIYLLTLLGNLLIILVTHTDSTLHTPMYFFLSHLSFQDLCYSSVTVPKMLENLLSQRKVISVEGCMAQVFFVFATTGTEACLLSVMAYDRYAAICHPLLYRQVMRKQLCVRLVWGSWVVAFLDALINILLALDLDFCEVQTIHHFSCELPSLFPLSCSDVSTNAEMLLSSALLHAIGTCLLIFFSYTRIVSTILSISSTTGRSKAFSTCSSHLTAVILFYGSAILRYLMPTSGSPLELILSIQYSVITPLVNPLIYSLKNKEVKAALRRTILKYLQCLRQHGRDRP from the coding sequence ATGGCCACAGGGAATCACAGCAGCATTAAGGAGTTCATCCTCCTCGGGCTGTCTGCCGACACCCACATCCAGGCTCTGCTCTTTGTCCTATTCCTGATGATTTACCTTCTGACTCTTCTGGGGAACCTGCTGATAATACTTGTGACCCATACAGATTCTACCCTCCATACACCCATGTACTTCTTCTTgagccatctctccttccaagaCCTCTGCTATTCTTCAGTCACTGTACCCAAGATGCTTGAGAACCTCCTGTCTCAGAGGAAAGTCATCTCAGTAGAGGGATGCATGGCTCAGGTCTTCTTTGTGTTTGCCACCACCGGGACTGAGGCTTGCCTGCTctcagtgatggcctatgaccgctatgctGCCATCTGCCACCCTCTGCTCTACAGACAGGTGATGAGGAAACAGCTGTGTGTGAGGTTGGTGTGGGGCTCCTGGGTAGTGGCCTTTCTGGATGCACTCATCAACATTCTCCTGGCTTTGGATTTGGACTTCTGCGAGGTTCAAACCATCCACCACTTCTCCTGTGAGTTgccttccctctttcccctctccTGCTCTGATGTCTCCACCAATGCCGAAATGCtgctctcctctgccctcctgcaTGCCATTGGGACCTGCCTCCTGATCTTCTTCTCTTACACCCGCATTGTCTCCACCATCCTGAGCATTAGCTCCACCACAGGCAGAAGcaaggccttctccacctgctcctcccacctcacTGCAGTGATCCTGTTCTATGGCTCAGCCATTCTTCGTTATCTCATGCCAACCTCAGGTTCGCCTCTGGAGTTGATCCTCTCCATACAGTACAGTGTAATCACCCCCCTGGTGAATCCTCTCATCTACAGCTTGAAGAACAAAGAGGTGAAAGCAGCTCTGAGAAGAACgattctaaaatatttacaatgtcTCAGACAGCATGGAAGAGATAGACCATGA